In Rhinoraja longicauda isolate Sanriku21f chromosome 6, sRhiLon1.1, whole genome shotgun sequence, the following proteins share a genomic window:
- the snai3 gene encoding zinc finger protein SNAI3 has product MLSGGEGEYTAMPRSFLVKKHCSTKKPNYSQLEIQNASAILPYLYEELTFPLMAQPEVLAPIGCDPPALWDRAPISLRMCLPLPLPLDAEIGTETSFSSQPSLEISVKECRAVRDSNTPLRNTVNDLSLSLSKRAKRRETNNGTFKGDGDTEEKILGVESAAEAILERFECFHCHKAYNTSSGLSKHRQLHCESQTTKYFNCKYCDKEYVSLGALKMHIRTHTLPCVCKICGKAFSRPWLLQGHIRTHTGEKPFACPHCSRAFADRSNLRAHLQTHSDVKRYHCKSCSKTFSRMSLLSKHKEAGCCPLP; this is encoded by the exons atgctctcggggggagaaggggaataCACAGCCATGCCCCGCTCGTTCCTGGTGAAGAAACACTGCAGCACCAAGAAGCCCAACTACAGTCAGCTGGAGATCCAGAATG CCTCGGCCATTTTGCCATATTTATATGAGGAGTTGACATTTCCACTGATGGCACAGCCTGAAGTTCTCGCCCCCATCGGTTGTGACCCACCCGCACTGTGGGACAGGGCTCCGATCAGTCTCCGAATgtgcctgcccctgcccctgcccctggatGCTGAGATTGGAACAGAAACATCATTCAGCAGCCAGCCAAGCCTGGAGATCAGTGTGAAGGAATGTCGAGCTGTCAGGGACAGCAACACCCCACTAAGGAACACTGTGAATGACCTCAGCCTGTCCCTTTCCAAAAGAGCCAAGAGAAGAGAGACAAACAATggcacatttaaaggagatggtgACACAGAGGAGAAAATCCTTGGGGTTGAAAGTGCTGCCGAAGCAATCCTGGAGAGGTTTGAGTGTTTTCATTGTCACAAGGCATACAATACTTCATCTGGTCTTTCTAAACACAGACAGCTGCATTGTGAATCACAGACGACAAAATATTTTAACTGCAAGTATTGTGATAAGGAGTACGTCAGCCTGGGTGCATTGAAGATGCACATAAGAACTCACACTCTGCCCTGTGTCTGCAAAATCTGTGGCAAAGCCTTCTCTAGACCATGGCTCCTGCAGGGACACATCAGAACACATACCG GGGAGAAACCGTTTGCCTGTCCACACTGCAGCAGGGCTTTTGCAGACCGCTCCAACCTACGAGCACATCTGCAGACACACTCGGATGTGAAGAGATATCATTGCAAGAGCTGCTCAAAGACTTTCTCCAGAATGTCTCTTCTATCCAAACACAAGGAAGCCGGATGCTGCCCCTTACCTTGA